A single Deltaproteobacteria bacterium DNA region contains:
- a CDS encoding amidase family protein has translation MDELWKLSGLELKTKIGLKEIKPSEVMEVVLARIEKVNPKLNAFCTWDPDSAMAQARKADDLMARGKARGLLFGVPVSIKDSIFTKGIRTTFGSKMHENFVPERDEVVVERLKAAGAIILGKTTTCEFGYKAVTDSPLWGITRNPWDLQMTPAGSSGGAAAAVASGLGPLAVGSDGGGSIRAPASFCGIFGLKPSRGRIPIYPLLAGWEALDRRVAHLGPLTRTVADAALMMEVMTGSDDRDPLSLPGKKISFGRKLMKGIRGFRIAWSTDLGNTVADPLVKEAVESAAQVFSELGARVEEIKLDSPPMHDAFQLLFAADCAGAIGNRLEEWKDRLDRGLGRLIEIGLKASAADYARAVNRCHDFWDRLQPFFDQYHLLLTPTLPVTPFPTGIDWPREVAGAKVHPLNYLAFTYPFNLTGQPAASVPCAWTTDGLPIGLQIVGRRCDDLSVLKAAAAFEEAKPWRGKWPKIE, from the coding sequence ATGGATGAACTATGGAAATTATCGGGGCTGGAGTTGAAAACCAAGATTGGGTTAAAAGAAATTAAACCCTCCGAAGTGATGGAAGTCGTGCTGGCGCGAATCGAGAAAGTGAATCCTAAGCTCAACGCTTTCTGCACCTGGGATCCAGATTCAGCCATGGCCCAGGCCCGAAAAGCAGACGACCTGATGGCCCGGGGAAAGGCCAGAGGGCTCCTTTTCGGCGTCCCGGTATCCATAAAAGATTCAATTTTTACCAAGGGGATCCGCACTACCTTCGGTTCTAAAATGCATGAAAACTTTGTCCCTGAGCGGGACGAGGTCGTCGTTGAGAGGCTAAAAGCTGCGGGAGCTATCATCCTGGGGAAGACGACGACCTGTGAGTTCGGGTATAAGGCTGTTACGGACAGCCCGCTTTGGGGCATCACCCGCAATCCCTGGGACCTGCAGATGACTCCTGCGGGTTCCAGCGGAGGAGCTGCGGCCGCAGTGGCCTCCGGCCTCGGGCCATTAGCGGTGGGAAGCGATGGCGGTGGGTCCATCCGGGCCCCGGCAAGCTTCTGCGGGATCTTCGGGTTGAAACCATCCCGGGGCAGGATCCCCATATATCCCTTGCTCGCCGGGTGGGAAGCCCTGGATCGCCGCGTTGCCCACCTGGGTCCGCTGACCCGCACCGTGGCGGATGCGGCTTTAATGATGGAAGTGATGACAGGTTCGGATGATCGAGATCCCCTTTCTCTGCCTGGGAAAAAGATTTCTTTCGGAAGAAAGCTCATGAAAGGGATTCGCGGTTTTAGGATAGCCTGGAGCACGGACCTGGGAAATACCGTCGCAGACCCATTGGTTAAAGAAGCGGTTGAGTCCGCGGCGCAGGTCTTCTCCGAATTAGGGGCCCGGGTAGAGGAGATAAAGCTGGATTCCCCTCCCATGCACGATGCTTTCCAGCTTCTCTTTGCCGCCGATTGCGCTGGAGCAATCGGAAATCGCTTGGAGGAATGGAAGGACCGGTTGGACCGGGGTTTAGGCCGATTAATCGAAATCGGCCTGAAGGCCAGCGCTGCCGATTACGCCCGGGCTGTCAACCGATGCCATGATTTCTGGGATCGTCTTCAGCCTTTCTTCGATCAATATCATCTCCTCCTTACCCCCACCCTCCCGGTCACTCCTTTCCCCACTGGAATCGATTGGCCGAGGGAAGTTGCCGGAGCGAAAGTCCATCCCCTAAATTATCTGGCTTTTACCTATCCTTTTAATCTTACCGGCCAGCCGGCAGCTTCCGTTCCTTGCGCTTGGACAACAGATGGGTTACCCATCGGCTTGCAGATCGTAGGCAGGCGTTGCGATGACCTCTCGGTTCTAAAAGCAGCGGCAGCTTTTGAGGAGGCTAAACCCTGGCGGGGCAAATGGCCTAAAATTGAATGA
- a CDS encoding beta-eliminating lyase-related protein: MDRFVDLRSDTVTKPTPDMRQAMFEAAVGDDVFGEDPTVNALQEKAARLLGKEAALFVASGTMANQLSIKAHTQPGDEVIIEAGAHAMNFEGGAGAVISGIQFLGIPGNRGIFEAVQVEAAIRVD, from the coding sequence ATGGATCGATTTGTTGACCTTCGTAGTGACACGGTAACCAAACCAACTCCCGATATGCGCCAAGCCATGTTTGAGGCAGCGGTGGGAGATGATGTCTTTGGGGAAGACCCTACTGTCAATGCCCTTCAGGAAAAAGCCGCGCGGCTCCTGGGCAAGGAGGCCGCCCTCTTCGTAGCCTCGGGGACGATGGCCAATCAATTGTCCATCAAAGCCCACACCCAGCCGGGAGACGAAGTGATCATCGAGGCCGGGGCCCACGCTATGAACTTCGAAGGGGGCGCCGGAGCCGTGATCTCGGGGATTCAGTTCTTGGGTATCCCAGGAAATCGAGGAATCTTCGAGGCCGTTCAGGTGGAGGCGGCCATCCGGGTTGACGA